The following proteins come from a genomic window of Streptomyces sp. NBC_01716:
- a CDS encoding ABC transporter ATP-binding protein: MTTTPATTPATTTTAATVTAYAARVVDAVKVYGGGDTEVRALDGVSVGFPAGRFTAIMGPSGSGKSTLMHCAAGLDTLTAGSALIGDTDLSTLDDRRLTLLRRERVGFVFQAFNLIPTLTVAENITLPMDLAGAARDDEWYDALIDVVGLRDRLHHRPSELSGGQQQRVAVARAFAGSPDVVFADEPTGNLDSRSGEEVLRLLGSTVRRTNRTVVMVTHDPVAAAHADEVVFLADGRLVDRMPDPTAERVLDRLKAFDTRTSGAPVGGTSAGGGPGARS, encoded by the coding sequence GTGACGACCACCCCCGCGACCACCCCCGCGACCACCACCACGGCGGCCACCGTCACCGCGTACGCCGCCCGGGTCGTCGACGCCGTGAAGGTCTACGGCGGGGGCGACACGGAGGTGCGGGCCCTGGACGGGGTGAGCGTCGGCTTCCCGGCCGGCCGCTTCACCGCGATCATGGGACCGTCGGGCTCCGGCAAGTCCACGCTCATGCACTGCGCGGCCGGACTCGACACCCTCACCGCCGGCTCCGCGCTCATCGGCGACACCGACCTGAGCACGCTGGACGACCGCAGACTGACACTGCTGCGCCGCGAGCGCGTCGGCTTCGTCTTCCAGGCCTTCAACCTCATCCCGACCCTGACCGTCGCCGAGAACATCACCCTCCCGATGGACCTCGCCGGAGCCGCGCGGGACGACGAGTGGTACGACGCCCTCATCGACGTCGTCGGTCTGCGTGACCGCCTGCACCACCGCCCCAGCGAACTGTCCGGCGGCCAGCAGCAGCGCGTCGCGGTCGCCCGCGCCTTCGCGGGCAGCCCCGACGTCGTCTTCGCGGACGAGCCCACCGGCAATCTCGACTCGCGCTCCGGCGAGGAGGTTCTGCGGCTGCTGGGCAGCACCGTGCGCCGTACGAACCGCACCGTCGTCATGGTCACGCACGACCCGGTCGCCGCCGCCCACGCGGACGAGGTCGTCTTCCTCGCCGACGGACGCCTCGTGGACCGGATGCCCGACCCGACGGCCGAGCGGGTGCTCGACCGGCTGAAGGCCTTCGACACCAGGACGTCCGGCGCGCCCGTCGGCGGTACGTCCGCGGGCGGCGGCCCGGGGGCGCGGTCATGA